A stretch of Streptococcus sp. oral taxon 061 DNA encodes these proteins:
- a CDS encoding phosphoribosylanthranilate isomerase, with protein MTKVKICGLSTKGAVETAVSAGADYIGFVFAPSKRQVTLEQAAELAKIIPTNVKKVGVFVSPSRSELLEVIEKVGLDLVQVHGRVADDLFDDLPCASIQAVQVDGNGHVPNSQADYLLFDAPVAGSGRTFDWGQLDTTDLSQPFFIAGGLNEDNVEEAIQHFTPFAVDVSSGVESNGQKDHEKIRRFIERVKHGISRTK; from the coding sequence TTGACAAAGGTTAAGATTTGTGGACTATCGACCAAAGGAGCGGTAGAAACAGCTGTGTCGGCTGGGGCAGACTACATCGGTTTTGTCTTTGCACCTAGCAAAAGACAGGTGACCTTGGAACAGGCAGCAGAGCTAGCTAAGATCATTCCTACAAATGTAAAAAAGGTTGGCGTATTTGTTTCACCAAGTCGGTCAGAATTACTAGAAGTGATTGAAAAGGTTGGCTTGGATTTGGTACAGGTTCACGGTCGAGTGGCAGATGATTTGTTTGATGATTTGCCTTGTGCCAGCATTCAGGCTGTGCAGGTGGATGGGAATGGACATGTACCCAATTCTCAGGCAGATTATCTCCTCTTTGATGCACCTGTGGCAGGAAGTGGCCGGACCTTTGACTGGGGGCAACTGGATACGACTGATCTATCTCAGCCTTTCTTCATCGCAGGCGGGCTCAATGAGGATAATGTAGAAGAAGCTATTCAACACTTTACTCCCTTTGCAGTAGATGTATCAAGTGGAGTAGAATCAAACGGACAAAAAGATCATGAAAAGATTAGAAGATTTATAGAGAGGGTAAAACATGGCATATCAAGAACCAAATAA